The following are encoded in a window of Roseimaritima ulvae genomic DNA:
- the glgA gene encoding glycogen synthase GlgA: MNIVLITTEAVPFAKTGGLADVCGALPVQLANHGHNVTVLMPAFRQIHSAGQPISETDISLPVDIEGHRWTARLASSTLPDSEVPVYFIDQPDLFDRPQLYGDEHGDYQDNCLRFSFFSQACLQAIERLKLPVDIVHCNDWQTGLVPAYISTRFGDYSWMDRVATVLTIHNLAYQGVFSKHLLPQTGMGWEHFRPDELEFYDQLNLLKTGIVFADAVTTVSARYAEEIQTEQHGCGLQGVLHRRAASLTGIPNGIDTAIWDPATDPHLVANYSISNWQEGKASNKRDLQETFGLNPTADAPLIGLVGRLAEQKGWGLVIEAMRHFLSTGNPAQWVVLGTGDRRYHAALSRLAGHYGDRLGLHLGFSDALAHRIEAGADIFLMPSRYEPCGLNQLYSLRYGTVPVVNPTGGLSDTVVDATSQHVTEGTATGFYLPTFDTYGLIEALSAAFSMRRNSPEKWTQIIQSGMTRDWSWGRSAVRYEQVYEKTSARKHGALRGH, translated from the coding sequence GTGAATATCGTTTTAATCACCACCGAAGCCGTTCCGTTTGCCAAAACGGGGGGGTTAGCGGACGTGTGCGGCGCGTTACCGGTCCAGCTGGCCAACCATGGCCACAACGTCACGGTGCTGATGCCGGCCTTCCGGCAGATCCACAGTGCCGGCCAACCGATCAGCGAAACCGACATTTCCTTGCCCGTGGACATCGAAGGGCATCGCTGGACGGCTCGCCTGGCCAGCTCCACCCTGCCGGACTCGGAAGTCCCGGTGTACTTCATCGACCAGCCAGACCTGTTCGATCGCCCCCAACTGTACGGCGACGAACACGGCGATTACCAGGACAACTGCCTGCGATTTTCGTTTTTCAGCCAAGCCTGTTTGCAGGCCATCGAACGGCTGAAACTGCCCGTCGACATCGTCCACTGCAATGATTGGCAAACCGGTTTGGTGCCCGCTTACATCAGCACGCGGTTTGGCGACTACTCCTGGATGGACCGCGTCGCCACCGTGTTGACGATCCACAACCTGGCCTACCAGGGCGTGTTTTCCAAACACCTGCTTCCCCAAACCGGCATGGGTTGGGAACATTTTCGCCCGGACGAACTGGAGTTCTACGACCAGCTGAACCTGCTGAAGACCGGGATCGTGTTTGCCGATGCGGTGACCACCGTCAGTGCCCGCTACGCCGAAGAAATCCAAACCGAACAACACGGCTGCGGCCTGCAGGGCGTCCTGCATCGCCGCGCGGCCTCGTTGACCGGAATCCCCAACGGCATCGACACCGCGATCTGGGATCCCGCCACCGATCCCCACCTGGTGGCCAACTACTCGATCAGCAACTGGCAGGAAGGCAAGGCGTCCAACAAACGCGACCTTCAGGAAACTTTTGGGCTGAACCCTACTGCCGACGCTCCGCTGATTGGCTTGGTCGGGCGACTGGCCGAACAAAAGGGCTGGGGCTTGGTCATCGAAGCGATGCGGCACTTCCTCTCGACCGGTAACCCCGCGCAGTGGGTTGTGCTGGGTACCGGCGACCGCCGCTACCATGCCGCCCTGTCTCGACTGGCCGGCCACTACGGCGATCGGCTGGGGCTGCACCTGGGCTTCTCCGATGCATTAGCTCATCGCATCGAAGCAGGCGCTGATATTTTCCTGATGCCCAGCCGCTACGAACCCTGCGGATTAAATCAACTGTATAGCCTGCGGTATGGCACGGTGCCGGTGGTCAATCCCACCGGCGGCCTGTCCGACACGGTGGTCGATGCGACCAGCCAACATGTCACCGAGGGCACCGCCACCGGATTCTACTTACCGACCTTTGATACCTACGGACTGATCGAAGCGCTGTCCGCAGCGTTCTCGATGAGAAGAAATTCGCCGGAAAAATGGACGCAAATTATTCAGTCGGGAATGACGCGAGATTGGTCTTGGGGGCGCAGTGCCGTCCGGTATGAGCAGGTTTACGAAAAGACATCCGCCCGTAAGCACGGGGCACTGAGGGGGCACTAA